One Deinococcus sp. LM3 genomic region harbors:
- the rraA gene encoding ribonuclease E activity regulator RraA: MTHDLPEQILPLTDLPTTDLSDLYPDAPVFAPVFQEFGGRPRFTGRAVTLRVHENNPLVRELLGTPGEGRVLVVDGGGSLNCALLGGQLGELAEQGGWAGVIVNGCVRDTAELRGLNVGIRALAAHPRRSGKAATGEQDVPVTFAGVTVRPGDLISADEDGILILPPHAHDPT; this comes from the coding sequence ATGACCCACGACCTGCCGGAACAGATCCTGCCGCTGACCGACCTGCCCACCACCGACCTGAGCGACCTGTACCCGGACGCCCCGGTGTTCGCGCCGGTCTTTCAGGAGTTCGGGGGTCGCCCGCGTTTCACGGGGCGGGCCGTCACGCTGCGCGTTCACGAGAACAACCCGCTGGTGCGAGAGCTGCTGGGCACGCCGGGCGAGGGCCGCGTGCTGGTCGTGGACGGCGGCGGCAGCCTGAACTGCGCGCTGCTGGGCGGGCAACTGGGCGAACTGGCCGAGCAGGGGGGCTGGGCGGGCGTGATCGTGAACGGCTGCGTGCGTGACACGGCCGAACTGCGCGGCCTGAACGTCGGGATCCGCGCGCTGGCCGCGCACCCGCGCCGCAGCGGCAAGGCGGCGACCGGCGAGCAGGACGTGCCCGTGACCTTCGCGGGCGTGACCGTGCGGCCCGGTGACCTGATCAGCGCCGACGAGGACGGCATCCTGATCCTGCCGCCCCACGCGCACGATCCGACCTGA
- a CDS encoding YbaN family protein, whose translation MTRPPSRFRPLWVALGFVLCVFGLLGLILPAFPGTVWFILAAAAFSRGDPRWEAWLLSRPVVGTLVADYRAGRGMPLRAKWIACASIALAVGLSVPRIPVLAGQVAWVLVGLAGVLFITLRVPTRRDTP comes from the coding sequence ATGACCCGCCCCCCTTCCCGCTTCCGGCCCCTGTGGGTGGCGCTGGGGTTCGTGCTGTGCGTCTTCGGGCTGCTGGGCCTGATCCTGCCGGCGTTTCCCGGCACGGTGTGGTTCATTCTGGCGGCCGCCGCCTTCTCGCGCGGCGACCCGCGCTGGGAGGCGTGGCTGCTGTCGCGCCCGGTGGTCGGCACGCTGGTCGCGGATTACCGGGCCGGGCGGGGCATGCCGCTGCGTGCCAAGTGGATCGCCTGCGCCTCCATCGCGCTGGCGGTGGGCCTGAGCGTGCCGCGCATCCCGGTGCTGGCCGGGCAGGTCGCGTGGGTACTGGTGGGACTGGCGGGGGTGCTGTTCATCACGCTGCGCGTTCCCACCCGGCGGGATACGCCGTGA
- a CDS encoding alpha/beta hydrolase, whose translation MTRARWPWAALPLLALGVAVTARHARRLPRRIPPPGPVLPLPDGPTHTLLSGPPTAPPLLLIHGSDGVTLDWPLCPLWPLLDGAYLIAPDRPGHGYTPARPGTPVTLDLNVRRLTQLLDHLNVPQVTVLGHSYGAAVALALAARHPERVSALVLIAPLSHPARGLTRPLAFVPLVPGLEALLTRALLLPVGRVVARIEGRRAFHPYPVPPMWHTLMLAFSRRRAQVHALAGENRTLSRELAALQPHYPALTVPVTVLAGRQDRLSPPTQHADLLTSLLPDATQLDLPGGGHQLHWTHPHEVAGAVRAALGVASRS comes from the coding sequence GTGACGCGCGCCCGCTGGCCGTGGGCGGCGCTGCCGCTGCTGGCGCTGGGTGTGGCGGTCACGGCCCGGCATGCCCGCCGACTGCCGCGCCGCATTCCGCCGCCCGGCCCGGTCCTGCCGCTCCCGGACGGCCCCACCCACACCCTGCTGAGCGGCCCCCCGACTGCGCCGCCCCTGCTGCTGATCCACGGCAGTGACGGCGTCACGCTGGACTGGCCGCTGTGCCCGCTGTGGCCGCTGCTGGACGGCGCGTACCTGATCGCCCCGGACCGCCCCGGTCACGGGTACACGCCCGCGCGGCCCGGCACGCCCGTCACGCTGGATCTGAACGTGCGCCGCCTGACGCAACTGCTCGACCACCTGAACGTCCCGCAGGTCACGGTGCTGGGCCACTCGTACGGCGCGGCGGTCGCGCTGGCCCTGGCCGCCCGGCACCCCGAGCGGGTCTCGGCGCTCGTGCTGATCGCGCCGCTGTCGCACCCGGCGCGCGGCCTGACGCGCCCGCTGGCGTTCGTGCCGCTCGTGCCGGGCCTGGAGGCGCTGCTGACCCGCGCGCTGCTGCTGCCGGTCGGTCGGGTCGTGGCGCGCATCGAGGGCCGCCGCGCCTTCCACCCGTACCCGGTCCCGCCGATGTGGCACACGCTGATGCTGGCCTTCTCGCGCCGCCGCGCGCAGGTGCACGCCCTGGCCGGCGAGAACCGCACCCTGAGCCGGGAACTCGCGGCCCTGCAACCCCACTACCCGGCGCTGACGGTGCCGGTCACGGTGCTGGCGGGGCGGCAGGACCGGCTGTCGCCGCCCACGCAGCACGCCGACCTCCTGACGAGCCTGCTGCCGGACGCCACGCAACTCGACCTGCCCGGCGGCGGCCACCAGCTGCACTGGACCCATCCGCACGAGGTGGCGGGCGCCGTGCGCGCCGCGCTGGGCGTGGCCTCACGGTCTTAG
- a CDS encoding 4Fe-4S dicluster domain-containing protein — protein sequence MLQGVLARLDDSGNHVPRFTPLRCLLDRQAVGGCDACHATCPHEAISVGMVGSSIQIDADLCTGCGLCVQICPTGALEYNLLPSLQSVKDQQSQPGTPAQDASLTCSQSGAGGPSLPCLGRVTPALLSAAGAWNTPLTLIHGACDTCAVGAPDVPARLERVLEETQRLRAATGRPAPVTVRAVTPDDAGRALKVSRRGAFGAMFRAAGQQVAQSIPESPLPFVDWSVPEDRTPQEWSWRARTLKPAPPEDAAIHWPAPLVDDTCIDCPVCANVCPTEAITRDLQPDGGVRLLLNLAACTGCMACLHSCPPQAIHAQDHWLPAAFRAPILLRESDSVM from the coding sequence ATGCTGCAAGGTGTTCTGGCCCGCCTGGATGACTCCGGGAATCACGTTCCGCGGTTCACGCCGCTCCGCTGCCTGCTGGACCGGCAGGCGGTCGGCGGCTGCGACGCCTGCCACGCCACCTGCCCGCACGAGGCCATCAGCGTGGGCATGGTCGGCTCCAGCATCCAGATCGACGCGGACCTGTGCACCGGCTGCGGCCTGTGCGTGCAGATATGCCCGACCGGCGCGCTGGAGTACAACCTGCTGCCGTCCCTCCAGAGCGTGAAGGATCAGCAGTCCCAGCCGGGCACCCCGGCGCAGGACGCCAGCCTGACCTGCTCGCAGAGCGGCGCGGGCGGCCCCAGCCTGCCCTGCCTGGGCCGCGTGACACCCGCGCTGCTGTCGGCGGCCGGCGCGTGGAACACGCCCCTGACCCTGATTCATGGGGCCTGCGACACCTGCGCGGTCGGCGCGCCTGACGTGCCCGCCCGCCTGGAGCGCGTGCTGGAGGAAACCCAGCGGCTGCGCGCCGCCACGGGCCGCCCCGCGCCGGTCACGGTCCGTGCGGTCACGCCGGACGACGCTGGCCGCGCCCTGAAAGTCTCGCGGCGCGGCGCGTTCGGCGCGATGTTCCGCGCGGCCGGGCAGCAGGTCGCGCAGAGCATCCCGGAAAGTCCGCTGCCCTTCGTGGACTGGAGCGTGCCCGAGGACCGCACCCCGCAGGAGTGGAGCTGGCGTGCCCGAACCCTGAAACCCGCGCCGCCCGAGGACGCCGCCATCCACTGGCCCGCCCCGCTGGTCGACGACACCTGCATCGACTGCCCCGTGTGCGCGAACGTGTGCCCCACCGAGGCGATCACACGGGACCTGCAACCCGACGGGGGCGTGCGGCTGCTGCTGAACCTCGCGGCCTGCACGGGCTGCATGGCGTGCCTGCATTCCTGCCCGCCGCAGGCGATCCACGCGCAGGACCACTGGCTGCCCGCCGCGTTCCGCGCGCCGATCCTGCTGCGCGAGAGCGACAGCGTGATGTGA
- a CDS encoding D-alanyl-D-alanine carboxypeptidase, with translation MRRLLLISLLLLPVSGAQAPARPATASPETASPETAISGAAGPDTALQLTREPGLSAGVRAALRDLPPGVRVGVLLRGVGGGPVLETQAADETFIPASTVKLVTAAAVLAERGGADGEWTAELTVPAGQAGRADVKAVTLRGSGDPLLSARDGGYSLRALARQAYARGLRSAGEVRLDDAGLNAASFAPLTLGEPMPALRLSDWQDDPPASVDEARARLGAALIGELRRAGVTVTRDTPGRAAPFTPYLPPTPPAAEGGRPAEPDPFVPVARRPEQGVASVRSGSPFRVLARTLRPSDNRLAEALLSTLAHPPGGNGTLTGALARERAFLRQIGVNLAGVRLADGSGLGREARLSPRALGTLLTVMHDLPYPTPAAQAAAVKAGQPARLLPAALYRSRGNAFIEALPQAGTGEDVPAHDGRGGTLALRMRGLDLDVRAKTGTLPGVSALAGYVTGRSGRTLVFAVLMNGSEDTPILTLRAVQDHVVQAMAQAH, from the coding sequence ATGCGCCGCCTCCTGCTGATCTCCCTGCTGCTGCTGCCGGTCAGCGGAGCGCAGGCTCCCGCCCGGCCAGCCACGGCGAGTCCCGAAACAGCGAGCCCCGAAACAGCGATTTCCGGAGCGGCAGGTCCAGACACGGCCCTCCAGCTGACGCGCGAGCCCGGCCTGAGTGCCGGCGTGCGCGCCGCGCTGCGCGACCTGCCGCCCGGCGTGCGCGTGGGCGTCCTGCTGCGCGGGGTGGGGGGCGGCCCGGTCCTGGAAACGCAGGCGGCGGACGAGACGTTCATTCCGGCCAGCACCGTCAAGCTCGTCACGGCGGCCGCCGTGCTGGCCGAACGGGGCGGCGCGGACGGCGAGTGGACGGCGGAACTGACCGTCCCGGCGGGGCAGGCGGGCCGCGCGGACGTGAAGGCCGTCACGCTGCGCGGCAGCGGCGACCCGCTCCTGAGCGCCCGTGACGGCGGGTACAGCCTGCGGGCGCTGGCGCGGCAGGCGTACGCGCGCGGCCTGCGCTCAGCAGGCGAGGTCCGCCTGGACGACGCGGGCCTGAACGCCGCCAGCTTCGCGCCGCTGACGCTCGGTGAGCCCATGCCGGCGCTGCGCCTGAGCGACTGGCAGGACGATCCGCCCGCCAGCGTGGACGAGGCCCGCGCCCGCCTGGGGGCCGCCCTGATCGGCGAGCTGCGGCGCGCGGGCGTGACCGTCACGCGGGACACGCCGGGCCGGGCCGCGCCGTTCACGCCGTACCTGCCGCCCACCCCGCCGGCCGCCGAGGGGGGGCGTCCGGCCGAGCCGGACCCGTTCGTGCCGGTCGCCCGCCGCCCCGAGCAGGGCGTCGCGAGCGTCCGCAGCGGCAGTCCGTTCCGGGTGCTGGCCCGCACGCTGCGTCCCAGCGACAACCGTCTGGCCGAGGCGCTGCTGTCCACCCTGGCGCACCCGCCGGGCGGGAACGGCACCCTGACGGGCGCACTGGCCCGTGAGCGGGCGTTCCTGCGGCAGATCGGCGTGAACCTCGCGGGCGTGCGCCTGGCCGACGGCAGCGGCCTGGGCCGCGAGGCCCGCCTGAGCCCCCGCGCGCTGGGAACGCTGCTGACCGTCATGCATGACCTGCCGTACCCCACGCCTGCCGCGCAGGCCGCCGCCGTGAAGGCCGGTCAGCCGGCGCGGCTGCTGCCCGCCGCGCTGTACCGCAGCCGGGGCAACGCGTTCATCGAGGCGCTCCCGCAGGCCGGGACGGGCGAGGACGTGCCCGCCCACGACGGGCGCGGCGGCACGCTGGCCCTGCGGATGCGCGGCCTGGACCTCGACGTGCGCGCCAAGACCGGCACGCTGCCCGGCGTGAGCGCCCTGGCGGGGTACGTGACGGGCCGCAGCGGCCGCACCCTGGTGTTCGCGGTGCTGATGAACGGCTCCGAGGACACGCCGATCCTGACCCTGCGGGCCGTGCAGGACCACGTGGTGCAGGCCATGGCGCAGGCTCACTGA
- the rdgB gene encoding RdgB/HAM1 family non-canonical purine NTP pyrophosphatase: MTVVVATGNSGKVREIEEALGDLGWTLRGLDGLPLPEETGSTYEENAALKACAAAHMLNLPALADDSGIEVEALGGEPGVYSARYGNAENDTERNVFLLERLRGQKNRRAKFVSVIILAYPDGHLETYRGELPGTLLEGPRGENGFGYDPLFVPDGDTRTLAEMTVAEKRAISHRGQALAALRAAHRAGLPEREVSQLG, from the coding sequence ATGACGGTGGTCGTGGCGACCGGGAACAGCGGCAAGGTCCGCGAGATCGAGGAAGCGCTGGGTGATCTCGGCTGGACACTGCGCGGCCTGGACGGCCTGCCGCTGCCCGAGGAGACCGGCTCGACCTACGAGGAGAACGCCGCCCTGAAAGCCTGCGCCGCCGCGCACATGCTGAACCTGCCGGCCCTGGCCGACGACAGCGGCATCGAGGTCGAGGCGCTCGGCGGGGAGCCCGGCGTGTACAGCGCCCGCTACGGCAACGCCGAGAACGACACGGAACGCAACGTGTTCCTGCTCGAGCGCCTGCGCGGGCAGAAGAACCGCCGCGCGAAATTCGTGTCCGTGATCATACTGGCGTACCCGGACGGGCACCTCGAGACGTACCGGGGCGAACTGCCCGGCACACTGCTGGAAGGGCCGCGCGGCGAGAACGGCTTCGGGTACGACCCGCTGTTCGTCCCGGACGGCGACACCCGCACCCTGGCCGAGATGACCGTCGCCGAGAAACGCGCCATCAGCCACCGCGGGCAGGCGCTCGCGGCGCTGCGGGCCGCGCACCGCGCCGGACTGCCGGAACGGGAAGTCAGTCAGCTCGGCTGA
- a CDS encoding SufE family protein: MSDSAPAPLPEKLQSIVSMFRSAPKALRLQALLEYSKKLPGLPEKYIEHPEFLQPVPECTSPFFLVTERDEKGGVNLYFKVPEEAPTVRGYAGILHEALSGATPDEILSIPDQFYMDMGLTELITPMRLRGMGAILMRLKNDVREHAQA; the protein is encoded by the coding sequence ATGAGCGACAGCGCCCCCGCCCCCCTGCCCGAGAAACTCCAGAGCATCGTCAGCATGTTCCGGAGCGCGCCCAAGGCCCTGCGCCTCCAGGCCCTGCTGGAATACAGCAAGAAACTGCCCGGCCTGCCCGAGAAGTACATCGAGCACCCGGAATTCCTGCAACCCGTCCCGGAATGCACCAGCCCCTTCTTCCTGGTCACCGAGCGCGACGAGAAGGGCGGCGTGAACCTGTACTTCAAGGTGCCCGAGGAAGCCCCCACCGTGCGCGGCTACGCCGGCATCCTGCACGAGGCCCTCAGCGGCGCCACGCCCGACGAGATCCTGAGCATCCCCGACCAGTTCTACATGGACATGGGCCTGACCGAACTGATCACCCCCATGCGCCTGCGCGGCATGGGCGCCATCCTGATGCGCCTGAAGAACGACGTGCGCGAACACGCCCAGGCGTAA
- a CDS encoding sulfurtransferase, giving the protein MEYAKDVLVSTDWVAQNLNTPGIRLIEVDEDILLYDTGHIPGAVKLDWQTDLWHPVERDFITPDKVSELLGRLGIGADDQIILYGDKSNWWASYAYWFLSYSGVKNLKLMNGGRQKWMAEGRETTTDATPVQASEYPALTRDDSLRAYRDEVKAHLSAVQEGKGALVDVRSPDEFSGKVTHMANYPQEGVLRGGHIPGARSIPWAKATNEDGTFKSADELKALYEGEGVTADKDVIAYCRIAERSSHSWFVLRELLGYPNVRNYDGSWTEWGNAVGMPIEKSYSES; this is encoded by the coding sequence ATGGAATACGCAAAAGACGTACTGGTCAGCACCGACTGGGTCGCGCAGAACCTGAACACCCCCGGAATCCGCCTGATCGAGGTCGACGAGGACATCCTGCTGTACGACACCGGCCACATCCCCGGCGCCGTGAAACTCGACTGGCAGACCGACCTGTGGCACCCCGTCGAACGTGACTTCATCACGCCCGACAAGGTCAGCGAACTGCTGGGCCGCCTGGGCATCGGGGCCGACGACCAGATCATCCTGTACGGCGACAAGAGCAACTGGTGGGCCAGCTACGCCTACTGGTTCCTGAGCTACAGCGGCGTGAAGAACCTGAAACTCATGAACGGCGGCCGCCAGAAGTGGATGGCCGAGGGCCGCGAGACCACCACCGACGCCACCCCCGTGCAGGCCAGCGAGTACCCCGCCCTGACCCGCGACGACAGCCTCCGCGCCTACCGCGACGAGGTCAAGGCCCACCTGAGCGCCGTGCAGGAAGGCAAGGGCGCCCTGGTCGACGTGCGCAGCCCCGACGAGTTCAGCGGCAAGGTCACGCACATGGCCAACTACCCGCAGGAAGGCGTGCTGCGCGGCGGCCACATTCCCGGCGCGCGTTCCATTCCCTGGGCGAAAGCCACCAACGAGGACGGCACCTTCAAGTCCGCCGACGAACTCAAGGCCCTGTACGAGGGTGAGGGCGTCACGGCCGACAAGGACGTCATCGCGTACTGCCGCATCGCCGAGCGCAGCAGCCACAGCTGGTTCGTGCTGCGCGAACTGCTGGGCTACCCGAACGTGCGTAACTACGACGGCAGCTGGACCGAGTGGGGCAACGCCGTGGGCATGCCCATCGAGAAGAGCTACAGCGAAAGCTGA
- a CDS encoding dienelactone hydrolase, with protein sequence MNPTRLTLTLALLLTAPAAYAQTATPQTTSPLPAPLSTSLTVPGDLRPDAPELAARGQYAVGVRTLELVNPGQQDIVKAKDGVVPTYDRPLTVEVWYPTAGRSGSGLTTYSDVLGSAPDKPFLTRGRANRAAPALKGEAFPLVILSHGYAGSRVLMTYLAENLASKGYVVAAIDHTDSTHGNRAAFASTLLNRALDDNFVISEMARLGAPGSGSPLSGVVNADQTAIVGYSMGGYGALNAAGAGYGPQMAPLVPGTGFAARQAGNYTPDPRIKAVVAFAPWGGDAAVRGIGVNFGGKYGFWEDAGLQNLKVPTLFVVGDRDDVSHYEGGVKPLFENAVNAERYMLVYQNALHNVAPNPAPAESFGNFGDYMHYAEPAWDSARLNNLNQHFVTAFLNLKLKGDQSAAEYLNVPVPISNNAKYSRNADGTPKADDTYWKGFKDRTARGMELYRLMPKQ encoded by the coding sequence ATGAACCCAACCCGCCTGACCCTCACCCTTGCCCTGCTGCTGACCGCGCCCGCCGCGTACGCCCAGACCGCCACGCCCCAGACCACCTCGCCCCTGCCGGCCCCGCTCAGCACCTCCCTGACCGTTCCCGGCGACCTGCGCCCCGACGCACCCGAACTCGCCGCGCGCGGCCAGTACGCCGTGGGCGTCCGCACCCTGGAACTCGTCAACCCCGGCCAGCAGGACATCGTGAAAGCCAAGGACGGCGTCGTGCCCACCTACGACCGACCCCTGACCGTCGAAGTCTGGTACCCCACCGCCGGCCGCAGCGGCAGCGGCCTGACCACCTACAGCGACGTGCTGGGCAGCGCCCCCGACAAACCCTTCCTGACGCGCGGCCGCGCCAACCGCGCCGCCCCTGCCCTCAAGGGAGAAGCCTTCCCGCTCGTGATCCTCTCGCACGGGTACGCCGGCAGCCGCGTCCTGATGACCTACCTCGCCGAGAACCTCGCCAGCAAGGGTTACGTCGTGGCGGCCATCGACCACACCGACAGCACCCACGGCAACCGCGCCGCCTTCGCCAGCACCCTGCTGAACCGCGCGCTGGACGACAACTTCGTCATCAGCGAGATGGCCCGCCTGGGCGCGCCGGGCAGCGGCTCGCCCCTCAGTGGCGTCGTGAACGCCGACCAGACCGCCATCGTCGGGTACTCCATGGGCGGCTACGGCGCCCTGAACGCCGCCGGCGCCGGGTACGGCCCGCAGATGGCCCCCCTGGTCCCCGGCACCGGCTTCGCCGCGCGTCAGGCCGGGAACTACACGCCTGACCCGCGCATCAAGGCCGTCGTCGCCTTCGCTCCCTGGGGCGGGGACGCCGCCGTGCGCGGCATCGGCGTGAACTTCGGCGGCAAGTACGGCTTCTGGGAAGACGCCGGCCTGCAGAACCTCAAGGTGCCCACCCTGTTCGTCGTGGGCGACCGCGACGACGTGTCCCACTACGAGGGCGGCGTGAAACCCCTGTTCGAGAACGCCGTGAACGCCGAACGCTACATGCTGGTGTACCAGAACGCCCTGCATAACGTCGCGCCGAACCCCGCGCCCGCCGAATCCTTCGGAAACTTCGGTGATTACATGCACTACGCCGAACCCGCCTGGGACAGCGCCCGCCTGAACAACCTCAACCAGCACTTCGTGACGGCGTTCCTGAACCTGAAACTCAAGGGTGACCAGAGCGCCGCCGAGTACCTGAACGTGCCGGTCCCCATCTCCAACAACGCCAAGTACAGCCGCAACGCCGACGGCACCCCCAAGGCCGACGACACCTACTGGAAAGGCTTCAAGGACCGCACCGCGCGGGGCATGGAACTGTACCGCCTGATGCCCAAACAGTGA
- a CDS encoding metallophosphoesterase has protein sequence MISSRSRDELPGVRSPALPLLLLPLLLSAAPAPVSPGPVSPALPGPVRVAILSDFNGPYGSTSYPPALGRSVARIVNDWRPDAVLSAGDLIAGQKASLTDAQVRAMWAAFDRDVRVPLNRAGIPFAFTPGNHDAALPRDRREARTYWQAHPPALTFVDRADFPFRSSFTLGGGTVFVVTLDAAGPVVDAGQRAWLAAQLASAPARAAGIRLVLGHLPLAGVSEGKNRAGEVVRDAGPLRQVMQAGRVLVYISGHHAAYYPGRLGTPGQLGTPGQLSAAGQSGGLNVLASGGIGGRDYVGHPGTARSTVTLLTLHPATGRATFQTVDADTGQAVQTDSLPARLDGLGGTLNRVNDFR, from the coding sequence ATGATTTCCTCAAGAAGCCGTGATGAACTGCCGGGCGTGCGCTCCCCTGCCCTGCCCCTGCTGCTGCTCCCGCTTCTGCTCTCGGCCGCGCCAGCACCAGTTTCGCCGGGCCCAGTTTCGCCAGCCCTGCCCGGCCCCGTGCGCGTGGCGATCCTCAGCGACTTCAACGGGCCGTACGGCAGCACCAGCTACCCGCCCGCGCTGGGCCGCAGCGTGGCGCGCATCGTGAACGACTGGCGGCCCGACGCGGTCCTGTCGGCCGGTGACCTGATCGCCGGGCAGAAGGCGTCCCTGACGGACGCGCAGGTGCGGGCCATGTGGGCGGCGTTCGACCGGGACGTGCGCGTCCCGCTGAACCGCGCCGGGATTCCGTTCGCGTTCACGCCCGGCAACCACGACGCCGCCCTGCCCCGTGACCGCCGCGAGGCGCGCACGTACTGGCAGGCGCACCCGCCCGCGCTGACGTTCGTGGACCGCGCGGACTTCCCGTTTCGCAGCAGTTTCACGCTGGGCGGCGGGACGGTGTTCGTGGTGACCCTGGACGCGGCGGGGCCGGTCGTGGACGCCGGGCAGCGCGCGTGGCTGGCCGCGCAGCTCGCCTCGGCGCCCGCCCGCGCCGCCGGAATCCGGCTGGTCCTGGGGCACCTGCCGCTCGCGGGCGTCAGTGAGGGCAAGAACCGTGCCGGCGAGGTCGTCCGGGACGCCGGGCCGCTGCGTCAGGTCATGCAGGCCGGGCGGGTGCTGGTGTACATCAGCGGGCATCACGCGGCGTACTACCCTGGACGGCTGGGCACCCCCGGACAGCTGGGCACCCCAGGACAGCTGAGTGCGGCCGGACAGTCGGGCGGCCTGAACGTCCTCGCCAGCGGCGGCATCGGCGGGCGCGACTACGTGGGGCATCCCGGCACGGCCCGCAGCACCGTCACCCTGCTGACCCTGCACCCCGCCACGGGCCGCGCCACCTTCCAGACGGTGGACGCAGACACCGGCCAGGCCGTTCAGACAGACAGCCTGCCCGCCCGCCTGGACGGACTGGGCGGCACGCTGAACCGCGTGAACGACTTCCGGTAA
- a CDS encoding MmcQ/YjbR family DNA-binding protein, which produces MQSITELRAACAALPHSHETFPFDMTTLVFKVGGVGAKMYALTDVQGDPVTVSLKVTPERGEELRAAFPAITPGYHLNKRHWITVTLDGRVPEELLRELIVGSHTLVVRGMTRAQRAELGL; this is translated from the coding sequence ATGCAGTCCATCACGGAACTCCGGGCGGCGTGCGCCGCGCTGCCGCACTCGCACGAGACCTTCCCGTTCGACATGACCACCCTGGTGTTCAAGGTGGGCGGGGTGGGCGCGAAGATGTACGCCCTGACCGACGTGCAGGGCGACCCGGTCACGGTATCGCTGAAGGTCACGCCGGAACGCGGCGAGGAACTGCGCGCCGCGTTCCCGGCGATCACGCCCGGTTACCACCTGAACAAACGCCACTGGATCACCGTCACCCTGGACGGCCGCGTGCCGGAGGAGTTGCTGCGCGAACTGATCGTGGGGAGCCACACGCTGGTCGTGCGGGGTATGACGCGGGCGCAGCGCGCCGAGCTGGGCCTGTGA
- a CDS encoding methyltransferase domain-containing protein gives MTPAPLRVMIGAGEQQWDGWTPTQQADLDLLEPASFAAFFGDRQADAFLCEHVWEHLTVEEGERAARLVFRYLKPGGRLRVAVPDGNHPDPAYQSLVAVNGPGPAHDHRVLYTLDTLTPVFTQAGFTVQPLEWWDADGTFHHVDWDVRDGPIYRSRHLDHRNAAFRAGLGAPGFTSLILDGRRLPATT, from the coding sequence GTGACGCCCGCACCGCTGCGGGTCATGATCGGCGCCGGAGAGCAGCAATGGGACGGCTGGACACCCACCCAGCAGGCCGACCTTGACCTGCTGGAGCCCGCCAGTTTTGCCGCCTTCTTCGGAGACCGGCAGGCCGACGCCTTCTTGTGCGAGCACGTCTGGGAGCACCTGACCGTGGAGGAAGGCGAGCGCGCCGCCCGGCTGGTGTTCCGGTACCTGAAGCCCGGCGGGCGGCTGCGGGTCGCCGTGCCGGACGGGAATCACCCGGACCCGGCGTACCAATCGCTGGTCGCCGTGAACGGCCCCGGCCCGGCGCACGACCACCGGGTGCTGTACACGCTGGACACCCTGACACCCGTGTTCACGCAGGCAGGTTTCACGGTGCAGCCCCTGGAATGGTGGGACGCGGACGGCACCTTCCACCACGTCGACTGGGACGTGCGGGATGGCCCGATCTACCGCAGCCGCCACCTCGACCACCGCAACGCCGCGTTCCGGGCGGGTCTGGGCGCACCGGGGTTCACCAGCCTGATCCTCGACGGCCGCAGGCTCCCGGCGACCACGTGA